A DNA window from Anas acuta chromosome 4, bAnaAcu1.1, whole genome shotgun sequence contains the following coding sequences:
- the USP46 gene encoding ubiquitin carboxyl-terminal hydrolase 46 isoform X2, producing MTVRNIASICNMGTNASALEKDIGPEQFPINEHYFGLVNFGNTCYCNSVLQALYFCRPFRENVLSYKAQQKKKENLLTCLADLFHSIATQKKKVGVIPPKKFISRLRKENDLFDNYMQQDAHEFLNYLLNTIADILQEEKKQEKQNGKLKNGNMNEAEESNKQELTWVHEIFQGTLTNETRCLNCETVSSKDEDFLDLSVDVEQNTSITHCLRDFSNTETLCSEQKYYCETCCSKQEAQKRMRVKKLPMILALHLKRFKYMEQLHRYTKLSYRVVFPLELRLFNTSGDAVNLDRMYDLVAVVVHCGSGPNRGHYITIVKSHGFWLLFDDDIVEKIDAQAIEEFYGLTSDISKNSESGYILFYQSRE from the exons ATGACTGTCAGAAACATCGCCTCCATCTGTAATATG gGCACCAATGCCTCTGCTCTGGAAAAAGACATTGGCccagagcagtttcccatcaatGAACACTACTTTGGATTGGTCAAT TTCGGGAACACCTGCTACTGTAACTCTGTGCTGCAGGCATTGTACTTTTGCCGGCCGTTTCGGGAAAATGTGTTATCATACAAGGcccaacagaaaaagaaggaaaatctcCTGACTTGCCTGGCAGACCTTTTCCATAGTATTGCTACTCAGAAGAAGAAAGTTGGAGTTATTCCACCAAAGAAGTTCATATCGAGGTTACGAAAAGAGAATG ATCTCTTTGACAACTACATGCAGCAGGATGCACATGAGTTTTTAAATTACTTGCTGAATACCATCGCCGACATTttgcaggaggagaagaaacaggaaaagcaaaatgggaAACTGAAAAATGGCAACATGAATGAAGCTGAAGAGAGTAATAAACAAGAACTCACCTGGGTGCATGAGATTTTTCAGGGAACACTGACTAACGAAACTAGATGTTTGAACTGTGAAACC GTTAGTAGCAAAGATGAAGATTTTCTTGACCTTTCTGTTGATGTGGAGCAGAACACCTCAATTACACACTGTCTAAG agaCTTCAGCAACACAGAGACATTATGTAGTGAACAGAAATACTACTGTGAAACTTGCTGCAGTAAACAAGAGGCACAGAAAAG GATGCGAGTAAAAAAGCTGCCAATGATTCTTGCCTTACACCTCAAGAGATTCAAGTATATGGAACAATTGCACAGGTATACCAAGCTGTCATATCGTGTAGTATTTCCTCTGGAGTTACGTCTCTTCAACACGTCTGGTGATGCTGTCAACTTAGATCGGATGTATGACTTGGTAGCTGTTGTTGTTCACTGTGGAAG tgGACCAAATCGTGGGCATTACATTACTATTGTGAAAAGTCATGGATTTTGGCTCTTGTTTGATGATGACATTGTAGAG AAAATAGATGCTCAAGCTATTGAAGAATTCTATGGACTGACCTCTGACATATCAAAAAACTCAGAGTCTGGTTATATTTTATTCTATCAATCAAGAGAGTGA
- the USP46 gene encoding ubiquitin carboxyl-terminal hydrolase 46 isoform X3 translates to MWCPSTPCAGDATRGIRLPWRTEPTSRGTNASALEKDIGPEQFPINEHYFGLVNFGNTCYCNSVLQALYFCRPFRENVLSYKAQQKKKENLLTCLADLFHSIATQKKKVGVIPPKKFISRLRKENDLFDNYMQQDAHEFLNYLLNTIADILQEEKKQEKQNGKLKNGNMNEAEESNKQELTWVHEIFQGTLTNETRCLNCETVSSKDEDFLDLSVDVEQNTSITHCLRDFSNTETLCSEQKYYCETCCSKQEAQKRMRVKKLPMILALHLKRFKYMEQLHRYTKLSYRVVFPLELRLFNTSGDAVNLDRMYDLVAVVVHCGSGPNRGHYITIVKSHGFWLLFDDDIVEVSMLKAMSITK, encoded by the exons ATGTGGTGCCCCAGCACGCCCTGTGCTGGCGATGCCACACGTGGCATTCGCCTGCCCTGGCGAACGGAGCCTACCTCTAGG gGCACCAATGCCTCTGCTCTGGAAAAAGACATTGGCccagagcagtttcccatcaatGAACACTACTTTGGATTGGTCAAT TTCGGGAACACCTGCTACTGTAACTCTGTGCTGCAGGCATTGTACTTTTGCCGGCCGTTTCGGGAAAATGTGTTATCATACAAGGcccaacagaaaaagaaggaaaatctcCTGACTTGCCTGGCAGACCTTTTCCATAGTATTGCTACTCAGAAGAAGAAAGTTGGAGTTATTCCACCAAAGAAGTTCATATCGAGGTTACGAAAAGAGAATG ATCTCTTTGACAACTACATGCAGCAGGATGCACATGAGTTTTTAAATTACTTGCTGAATACCATCGCCGACATTttgcaggaggagaagaaacaggaaaagcaaaatgggaAACTGAAAAATGGCAACATGAATGAAGCTGAAGAGAGTAATAAACAAGAACTCACCTGGGTGCATGAGATTTTTCAGGGAACACTGACTAACGAAACTAGATGTTTGAACTGTGAAACC GTTAGTAGCAAAGATGAAGATTTTCTTGACCTTTCTGTTGATGTGGAGCAGAACACCTCAATTACACACTGTCTAAG agaCTTCAGCAACACAGAGACATTATGTAGTGAACAGAAATACTACTGTGAAACTTGCTGCAGTAAACAAGAGGCACAGAAAAG GATGCGAGTAAAAAAGCTGCCAATGATTCTTGCCTTACACCTCAAGAGATTCAAGTATATGGAACAATTGCACAGGTATACCAAGCTGTCATATCGTGTAGTATTTCCTCTGGAGTTACGTCTCTTCAACACGTCTGGTGATGCTGTCAACTTAGATCGGATGTATGACTTGGTAGCTGTTGTTGTTCACTGTGGAAG tgGACCAAATCGTGGGCATTACATTACTATTGTGAAAAGTCATGGATTTTGGCTCTTGTTTGATGATGACATTGTAGAGGTCAGTATGCTGAAGGCCATGAGCATAAC AAAATAG
- the USP46 gene encoding ubiquitin carboxyl-terminal hydrolase 46 isoform X1: MWCPSTPCAGDATRGIRLPWRTEPTSRGTNASALEKDIGPEQFPINEHYFGLVNFGNTCYCNSVLQALYFCRPFRENVLSYKAQQKKKENLLTCLADLFHSIATQKKKVGVIPPKKFISRLRKENDLFDNYMQQDAHEFLNYLLNTIADILQEEKKQEKQNGKLKNGNMNEAEESNKQELTWVHEIFQGTLTNETRCLNCETVSSKDEDFLDLSVDVEQNTSITHCLRDFSNTETLCSEQKYYCETCCSKQEAQKRMRVKKLPMILALHLKRFKYMEQLHRYTKLSYRVVFPLELRLFNTSGDAVNLDRMYDLVAVVVHCGSGPNRGHYITIVKSHGFWLLFDDDIVEKIDAQAIEEFYGLTSDISKNSESGYILFYQSRE, from the exons ATGTGGTGCCCCAGCACGCCCTGTGCTGGCGATGCCACACGTGGCATTCGCCTGCCCTGGCGAACGGAGCCTACCTCTAGG gGCACCAATGCCTCTGCTCTGGAAAAAGACATTGGCccagagcagtttcccatcaatGAACACTACTTTGGATTGGTCAAT TTCGGGAACACCTGCTACTGTAACTCTGTGCTGCAGGCATTGTACTTTTGCCGGCCGTTTCGGGAAAATGTGTTATCATACAAGGcccaacagaaaaagaaggaaaatctcCTGACTTGCCTGGCAGACCTTTTCCATAGTATTGCTACTCAGAAGAAGAAAGTTGGAGTTATTCCACCAAAGAAGTTCATATCGAGGTTACGAAAAGAGAATG ATCTCTTTGACAACTACATGCAGCAGGATGCACATGAGTTTTTAAATTACTTGCTGAATACCATCGCCGACATTttgcaggaggagaagaaacaggaaaagcaaaatgggaAACTGAAAAATGGCAACATGAATGAAGCTGAAGAGAGTAATAAACAAGAACTCACCTGGGTGCATGAGATTTTTCAGGGAACACTGACTAACGAAACTAGATGTTTGAACTGTGAAACC GTTAGTAGCAAAGATGAAGATTTTCTTGACCTTTCTGTTGATGTGGAGCAGAACACCTCAATTACACACTGTCTAAG agaCTTCAGCAACACAGAGACATTATGTAGTGAACAGAAATACTACTGTGAAACTTGCTGCAGTAAACAAGAGGCACAGAAAAG GATGCGAGTAAAAAAGCTGCCAATGATTCTTGCCTTACACCTCAAGAGATTCAAGTATATGGAACAATTGCACAGGTATACCAAGCTGTCATATCGTGTAGTATTTCCTCTGGAGTTACGTCTCTTCAACACGTCTGGTGATGCTGTCAACTTAGATCGGATGTATGACTTGGTAGCTGTTGTTGTTCACTGTGGAAG tgGACCAAATCGTGGGCATTACATTACTATTGTGAAAAGTCATGGATTTTGGCTCTTGTTTGATGATGACATTGTAGAG AAAATAGATGCTCAAGCTATTGAAGAATTCTATGGACTGACCTCTGACATATCAAAAAACTCAGAGTCTGGTTATATTTTATTCTATCAATCAAGAGAGTGA